The genomic DNA CTAATGTACTAATTTCGATACAATACTGTTGTTTAatacaattacataaaataaaaggcaATTTACTACGAAACAAGCAAAAAAGCGTGTAAATATAGCATAGTTTTTAACACATATAGACTGTATTAaataacgtaaaaataaactattcgAATGAATTCAACAGGCTTAGAAGGTACAAATATCACTAGGCTATCAACAAATCATGACATAACTAAGCTCCATTCACATTGGAAACGCGGGcagtgaattttattttaggtaacCACAGTGGCAAATACAGAAGACAGTACATAATCGAAAATAGATGTAACTACAAAGtctaaaaatgtacaaaaactACGTACAATATGTATGACCTTAGAACCTATATGGGGAACCTGAATGAGGTTAACACTCGCGTTTTCAATGTGGGAAGTTTATGTAgttatacaacattttatattgatgCCCCTTATAAACGAAACAGTTGATAAAAGTCGTAGAGTGCATGTGTAACCTgatatgtgtttgtttgtaaaggattttttttattaattgataatatGTTACAGTATACAACTTTGCGTGTATACgattgcaattatttatataaaaacatgattTATCTACTTacacaaattgataaaatgcaACGTTACACAacaattgtcaaaaaaattcGAGGATTTCAAACTAGGGGCCTTTAAAATATGTTGCTCCAGTTAACAAAGAACCCATCTAAACTCTGACAATGAATTCACACTACAAATACGTATAAAAAGTACTACAAATTCACATTTTGATAAGGCATTCGTCAGATATGACTCGAAGGCACATTTTAGAACAGAAATACTAGACCTTCAGTCACTctacattgtaataataaactcTGCATTGCCTATACGCGAACGAAAAAAAATGATCGAAACCAACCTTCTAGAAGCACCACTTTCATCCTACGATATAAAACTTCATTCAATAACACTAACCCTAtaccattttaatatttttaaaacatgtttaaaTACTAGTGTACACctaactttataaatatcttagagtaaaaaaaagactttattgtatatagctattattgccatttttgatataataacgATCTCGCTACGAACATACCTATAttgtgacaaataaatatgcagGTATGTACAACACTATACTCCTATCAGAAAAGCAGTCCTATCGTGATTTGGGATGAAAAGATTATGCATGCTAATCagattttatcttatttacaattcaaaatatacCGAAAAACGAGGCCTTGAAATGTATCACAAAGTTTGATTTACTTAACGGGCAATAgccaacataaataatttatggtgattctcagagcgtttcgacagctgcggccgcgctgtcattacattttttcaaattttaactaagACCAGAATTAGTATTGCCAATTTTATGAACGATTGATTTTAGATAtaattccttcctcaagaaaattgacggatcgcaATAAAAGCGAGGCCGCAGAGGACGAAAAGCACTGAGAACGACccattaatacaaaaattcatCAGCAAATACTGTTCGATCCCGAGCAGGAACGAAGTAGCTGTATTATGCGAAATTACAGTTGCATTTATTCGAATGTACACGCGCATTCTCGCTCAAATGAGCAAATAGCGTAGGCGTTAAATACAGTCGGTAATGCAAGACCTCTCCATacacttaattaataattcatcTCGCGGAGTCGCGCCGCAACCGCACTCCAGAACTAGACCAGTGATTGAACTTAAACTATGAAATATGATCACATAAAGAACAGTTCCGAAAATTTACTCTGGCACTCGGAAAAATGGAAGCGTCGCCTGAGCATCAAGACATGTTAATCCCGGTTCGTTTATTTGCGGGACTCGCGTCCATAATCCTCTCATTGGCTTTATCTTCTTCACGGAAATGAATCCTTGTAATCACAATATCTCCCGTGCTAAGGGTCTGTGATCCTACTTCGGATTTTTTCACTTCATTGAGATCATTGCATTTGGTGTCATAGTTGGCGCTATGGCAACGGCAGCCGCAATTCTTTTTGTCTGGCTCACCTATGTTCAATATTTGGCTCAGGTTGGACCAATCTTTATTTTTGAGCAATGGCAGTGTCTGTTCCATAGTTTGCGAGAACCTGTCCTCGAGCTCCCCACTGAGCGGCGCTACCGCCGACAAAATGGCCTCCAAACGGTTGATCTTTTCAACCTTGTCCATATTTGTGTCTGACAATATTTCGTCCATCATCTGCATGGATTCTGTCAGACTTGGTGGCTGTGTTGAGTGTGGAGAGGATATAGGGTCAGAAGGATTCGATTCTAAGCTGGCCATTTCATTTTCCCTTTCATCATCGTCAGAATCTGAATCTTTATCCTGTCCAATGGCCTCCAATTTTTCCAactttttagatattttgtgacatccctttagtttttctttttcttcctcTGTGAGTTCCAAATATCTGAGCAATCTGATCTCCCTGTTGCTCAACACAATATTCTTTGTTGTCTCAGCCAATTTCTGTTTCAGTTCTCCAACCTCTGTAttgatttttctttgtctCTTTCTGAGTTTCACTTCTGTGGGCTGGATGTGCATAAACACCTGTTCATTGCTCAGTTCTTCAAACAGTTGCTGGTTCTCTGGCTTTATATTGCTGGACATGTAAGCATATATTGCTGGATTGACTAATGAGAGCACATCAGAAGCAGAATAAATTATCATGTCTTTTGTTAATGGCCTCCTAGCCCAGTATCGCTGGTCTCTGCGATAGACATTCTTCAGCTGTTCCTTCATGGGATTCATCGGAGCATTGTACAACTCACACAAAGCATTAAGGCtcaaatttttaactttgtaaACTGGGACACCTTGTTGCTGCAATTGTAGCACAGCATGGGCGGCCTGAgtatcaaaaacattttttagagTGATTTCAAATTGATTATGCAAATTGACTGAGTCATTTCTACAATCATGtatgattttaataacattttcactCTCCAGCAAATCTTTTATCTTACCCTCCATTACCATACCTGGGCATGCCATAATGTCCAATATGTAGACTTCGCCACTCATAGTGGCGATTTGACACAAAGTTAATATTCCTTTCAAGCCGAGATTAATTCCTTCACAATCAAAAGAAACAATGTTCTTTGTATTGCGTTTTGGCAGCATGATACTATCCATAAGTGTTGCACACTCTCTGACACTTGCAATAACTGTAGTGCACTGAAGAACTTTTTGCCGCCATGCATCTCCCATGATGTTGTTCCTGATGCTGGGTGTGCCATTTGTTTCCTCAGAACTACGAGCATTTAAATGATTGTTGACCCTGTCCCTAACCATATTTTCGGCTAAGTTTTTTATGACAATAGAATTAATCCTTTGTTTCAACGTTTGATTTGCTATATTGGCTTGAGGACCACGGGGAGATTCTACAGGGCTGAGTATTCTGTTAGCGGGACTTCTATTACCATCGGAAGGGGTAGGGCTCACTACTGTGGGTGGAGCTGGCGATAACGACTTTTCTTCCACTATAGGCTTTGGTGCTTCAGTCTTCGCTTTAGATTTTGCATTTAGATACATTACAGGAATTTTTGGTTTACTAATAAGAGTCACCAGGTTTGACTGTACATGGAAGCTGTCCGAGAATAACTTAAGAAAGGCACTCAAATCAGCAGGAGATTTGAACATCTGATACCAGTACTCTTGGGGGAAGCGAGATACAATGAGATGGAAGAGTTGGTCGACCATCACAGGGCCTTTCGCCTCTATGCATTGGGCGACATAATCGAGCAACTGCTGGGCGGTATCTGTATTAATATTAGCTACGGGTAGATTGTGAAATTGTTCAGAGTTGCTGTGTGTGTTACCTCTCCTATGATTTTCACTGACTAGAACAACGTTGTCTTCGATGATTTGGAAGGTGTCCGGGTGCTTCATGAGGAAATCCTTGAACTCCTTGATGCGCTGGCCAGAGATGTGGCGCACTTGCGGCGAAGCCTGGCTACGGTGACCGAGAAGACTTTTGATTGGGACTTCTGTACCTTCGCCGTACTGGATCATTTTGCTCGCGAAGTACTCCTTCGCCTCTTCGATGTAGTCGTTGTTGGATGACGCGCCAACGCCACTGGGATGCTTCTGGAACGTGTTGATATCGACATAGTCCCCGTCTATGTTGAACAACGCCGGGTACTGCGCCAGGAACTTCTTCAGCCCCGACTGCGACCCGCCAGCGATCTGTCGCATCTCCTTCGTGAAACCCTTGGCACCAAACTGGCAGGAAAGATCGTGCAACGTACGCGGCTCGCCTTTGTCGAGCAGGCGTTCCACGAAAAACAACAGAGTGAGGTTTCTGGCGAGCTCATATTCCATTGATTCCATTTCCCTGCCTGTTGGTGCCAATCTGATAATCTTACACTAAATTTATTCTACGTATATGTGTCACCCACAACACCAtgaaatttttcttttctccATCCGCACCTGCACCAAAGACAACAGAAGAAAACAGTGTTGTTATATCAAACTTTGCAATTTACAGTTTTGAGCACGTGCACGCACGCTAATTTTTGTCTATCTACCTACCCAAAAATagctattttaatgaataaagatGAAGAAAAATGTTACAGCAGCATCGGACGGaatctatgaatattttattatggtgcTTGTCTTGTTCGTGTTGATTGAAatgtgtacatacatatttttaggtaCATTACAAGTGcctacaaatatttatttttcttggaaTCAATTTTCATTCCAGACAGTACGGAtggtttaaatataatgacaaaCTTTTACTGAAGATTCTAATTTGATTCTATCACGCAACATACCTaccttattaaaataagacaAAACAAACTATTTCATCAGAGATAATTTGTGGTCTCatgatttaacaaaaatttgaaTCAGTATAAAATACGATTGTCCCCAAACTCCAAGCCATTTCTCACCTTTGTCGATATCAtgggaaatattatattactggCAATAATGAAACCATagatttgtttactttttttttatttaactgttaatacgtttcattttatgaaagaaaatttccaaaagttaattttttacatactatacatatcaaaattagttgcaaataattaaacattcaaaataaatttaaattatcaaggtttttgaataaacatatgctacatataatataacagaatgaaattagaaaaaaacgaGATGAATTAATTGCTTCAAGAACTGGAACACAAATGAACTGCTGACTGTCACAGAATTGTCAATCAAACAAGTCtaatgttttttgtaaaaataaatgggaggttttttgtaactttcaatattccttgaaaattttaaaatcttatctAGTTTTTATGCATAAAAACGCAATTAAAAGAAACTGTCATATGCGAGTGATCACTAATTTCCCACATTTAAAACTTCATTGGCAATAAAACGATGGTGAGTGTATGCAGTTCTCCTGTTTCCGCCctcttatttaatttgcacatccattttaaacttttcaagGGCCTATTCTATATTTCTCATCAAAGTTTATATACATCCATAACCATCTTAAGAACATAGCTTTCAAGAATCAAAACATTGTGTATAATGTTTCTTGTTTTCAGTTGGTGTTAGTCCTTGGAGATTTGCACATTCCCCACCGCTGCAGCAGCCTGCCGCCGAAATTCAAGAAGCTTCTGCTCCCAGGAAGGATCCagcatatattatgtactggCAACCTCTGCACCAAAGAGTCTTACGATTATTTGAAAACTCTGGCCAGTGACGTCCATGTTGTAAGAGGAGATTTTGATGAGGTAAGGACTCACCTTTCAGGGAAATTACATAAACTATGGACTAGACTTAATTTACCGGTCGGTCTGGTTCAGGTTGGCTGTTAATAATATGCTGACCATTcgtctatatattatatattattgtatttgtttttactgtttttgtttattgtggGTAATAAAGATTTAACAATTAAGTACGATTTATTCacctaaaacaaaatctaaattttttataatcattatttgtttgtttataaatcaatttatatttcagaatTCGACATATCCAGAGCAGAAAGTTATAACAGTGGGCCAATTCCGCATCGGGCTCATTCACGGCCACCAAGTGGTCCCGTGGGGTGACGAAGAGTCCCTAGCCCTTGTTCAGCGACAGCTAGATGTGGATATATTGATTTCCGGACATACACACAGATTTGAGGCCTACGAGCAtgagaataaattttatatcaaccCAGGATCGGCAACTGGAGCTTATAGCCCGCTCTTCAGGTGAATTGTTACTATAATTAAGATAAACATTAATGTAACAATCAATAATCAAGTTACAGTACAGTACTACttatacaaattttgtttagtggacattccaaccaactttaaatatttatataatgatcCAGCAGCATTGTTACACGAATCTATCATCTgtgaattattacaatatttttttacaattttctgaacCCTATTACTATCCCGCATATCCCTATTTTCCTGCATTTCTTAAACTAAATGactttgttaattatttcagGAATGCAACCCCATCTTTCGTTCTCATGGACATACAGAGCTCGACAGTGGTCACATATGTGTACAAACTCTTAGGAGACGAGGTCAAAGTGGAAAGGATCGAGTTCAAAAAAGCCCAGTAATgtaatcacaaaatattgttttcacaTGTTACGCCGGCTATTTACTATCAAACTAAAATGGATGCAGACGCGAATGTACAATCATtgcatagttttttttatttaccgtaaagaaaaccagcaatgtatgcagAATCTGCTTAAGTTTGCTGATTGGCCAGCATTAAGTGTTACATGGTATATTTTACCGATATGGTATGAtgtacaaaaatcaaattgaaagacctttttaattctattttcatGAATGTCTCTAATTTATAGGCTACTAAAGAAaagctatatttatttgtctcgctttatatctatttaattatggaaaaattaagtgatttgaaaaaagtgtgatttttccaatattatttgcaataaagATTAGATTCCACCTGATTCAATATCAGACAGTATGATTTaacaaactattatttttttaaattaagcaaTTATTAAGTAAGGATTGATTCTGTTATATAAGTCATATGATAtaataaaggaaataaatttatatgtacattgataattgtattttttagatCAAATTCGttacgtaatatttattgaacgCTTTGAACTTAACTATAGAAATAAGCCAATGGTAGAaaatactactactactaactACTATTTCCTGCAGCTCTAGCCTTTTGGGAACGCGTAACAGACACAAAGACAGCATTTCGAATATAATACTagtattaaagtatttttaaggatttttttcagaatcactctatttttttatgaaattaaaagtatttaatttacgaactaaaataatacatagataTACGGACCACCTAAATAGACCTTAAAGTTATgtagaaaatacaaataaatcatatcaaagataaataaaatatcgaatCGACAAAACTGGGACCAAACAGGAAAATAAAGAGAACCAGTGGAACCTTACCTTTTTTACACgtgattgtttatttatttgtcaataaatgtatttttcctaacaaaataataggaaacaaataaaacagcgAAGTCCTTGTCATGCGCGTATTGGATTGGAATGAACCAGGTTAATCTCATAGGTGTTAACCGCTCGGAGCGGAGCAATACAATCCACTTGGTTAAACCGTTTTTGAACCACATAAATAATACCAGTTTCAAACCTTGATGGCGATACGATTACTGCAACTCACTTTCTGCAAACTTTGTCATTATCGTccgacaactagggatgccgacgaccgtgcgctgtggagacgaaaaaatacgtaagcggaccctgggctccgacgctctacgGCAGAGAAAATAtccaaccgggaaaacgctcagatgagagagagaattgACACCTAGTATGAAGTCAAAAAGTCAAAAGCACAACTAGAAATGCACTTCGCGAAGCCCTGTAGTTCATTAACACTATTACGTAAGTTTGCGCTTGGAGCAATATTCTCGGCGCCTACGAAATTCTTTAAAAGTAGGTTTTGTGAGTAGGAAGGGCATGaatataataggtaggtacattgcGTTGATCtgtgaaaattgaaatatgtattgtgtaggtaggtatacctgtacgtatatgtattttaggtacgtatcacgtctttttttggataagtacttactaggtacttatttaaagaATCAAATTTCTATGTCAACGCATCAGGGATCTAAAACGTGTACTTCTGACGTTTAAATGTTAGTAGTGTGTAATGGTAACAAACGCATTCATTGGTATCACAATAGCAACATCCAATTTcttttatcaattaaatttcGTTCGAGATCAAAAACTATAaaggtttttaattaaaattaattttctaaaaggTTGTTtaattgcattaaaaatatcgtACTAGACTAATGgcttaaaaatcaattaagtaTAACAGCAAAATACGTGCCAGTTAACACGTTACTTACCTACTCTAATTACTTTATAATCAAATAAGGAAAACTTAATTCCATTGACATAATCACACCAATGTCAATTTAACCCAAATTGCAATTAATCTAATAATATCTCAACTAACGTCTGTCTATTTGTGCGTACGTGTACACCCGCATGCATagtgccatcaaaaacattgaGCTATCGAATAATGCCTTAAATGCATCCTTTCCAACCTCAATGCTAGCCACAGATGCCAACCATATTAATAAAGTCGAAAGTcctgtgtaaaaaaaatcaacaacaaaaataccGGTCGCAGCACCGCTCCCTTCCTAGGGCGCATTGGAAGTTGGAATAAAACCGATCGCGCGTTCGAAATTCAAACAGTCTTGCGGCAATCGTTGAAGAATTTAGGTGTGTGTTCAAAGTGATTAAAATACAACGAAAGTTTTGTTGGATTTTGTTATTTGGTGACAACAAAATGGCGA from Plodia interpunctella isolate USDA-ARS_2022_Savannah chromosome 21, ilPloInte3.2, whole genome shotgun sequence includes the following:
- the egl gene encoding egalitarian protein homolog; protein product: MESMEYELARNLTLLFFVERLLDKGEPRTLHDLSCQFGAKGFTKEMRQIAGGSQSGLKKFLAQYPALFNIDGDYVDINTFQKHPSGVGASSNNDYIEEAKEYFASKMIQYGEGTEVPIKSLLGHRSQASPQVRHISGQRIKEFKDFLMKHPDTFQIIEDNVVLVSENHRRGNTHSNSEQFHNLPVANINTDTAQQLLDYVAQCIEAKGPVMVDQLFHLIVSRFPQEYWYQMFKSPADLSAFLKLFSDSFHVQSNLVTLISKPKIPVMYLNAKSKAKTEAPKPIVEEKSLSPAPPTVVSPTPSDGNRSPANRILSPVESPRGPQANIANQTLKQRINSIVIKNLAENMVRDRVNNHLNARSSEETNGTPSIRNNIMGDAWRQKVLQCTTVIASVRECATLMDSIMLPKRNTKNIVSFDCEGINLGLKGILTLCQIATMSGEVYILDIMACPGMVMEGKIKDLLESENVIKIIHDCRNDSVNLHNQFEITLKNVFDTQAAHAVLQLQQQGVPVYKVKNLSLNALCELYNAPMNPMKEQLKNVYRRDQRYWARRPLTKDMIIYSASDVLSLVNPAIYAYMSSNIKPENQQLFEELSNEQVFMHIQPTEVKLRKRQRKINTEVGELKQKLAETTKNIVLSNREIRLLRYLELTEEEKEKLKGCHKISKKLEKLEAIGQDKDSDSDDDERENEMASLESNPSDPISSPHSTQPPSLTESMQMMDEILSDTNMDKVEKINRLEAILSAVAPLSGELEDRFSQTMEQTLPLLKNKDWSNLSQILNIGEPDKKNCGCRCHSANYDTKCNDLNEVKKSEVGSQTLSTGDIVITRIHFREEDKANERIMDASPANKRTGINMS
- the Vps29 gene encoding vacuolar protein sorting-associated protein 29 codes for the protein MLVLVLGDLHIPHRCSSLPPKFKKLLLPGRIQHILCTGNLCTKESYDYLKTLASDVHVVRGDFDENSTYPEQKVITVGQFRIGLIHGHQVVPWGDEESLALVQRQLDVDILISGHTHRFEAYEHENKFYINPGSATGAYSPLFRNATPSFVLMDIQSSTVVTYVYKLLGDEVKVERIEFKKAQ